Below is a genomic region from Hevea brasiliensis isolate MT/VB/25A 57/8 chromosome 3, ASM3005281v1, whole genome shotgun sequence.
tccttaataatattacaaggctattgcaaaaggaattataattttttgatcatccacaaatattttatgaattttattctaaatcgatattagccgaaaatgagcaaATTGGAGTTCGGATTTACTTATGCCAATTTTGACAtctggaacgcgtccagaacgtctgaaaatgctaaGAATGATTATAATATCGACCACGTTCTGAGACGGGTCGTCGGCCAgccggatctggctgaaaatgcgaTCCCGACGCtggtgagctatcctcgatccgatcgcacctaaattaagtccaaattttgttaataattatcataaagttatttttaaattttggaaatcgaaaaagttcgaaaatctcaccaagcgatctggaccgtccAATTATCGTCTTTTTCAAATGGTGTCCGATCGGAGCGGAACCAGTCCTATCTCAAAGATCTCGTtgtcctgagtccatcggtggcctcggatttTCGATCCGACGGTCAGATCGCCGGAAAGCCACTAACGtcgctttctctctcctctttctctctcttcgtttCTTGCCAGAAAACTCCATTGAAACCGGCGAGTCTTGGTCGGAAGAAGAACCCAGTGCTGCCAGAAGCTTGCTGCCGGTGTCCCTTGTCTTTCCGTCGTCGGAGATGGCCGGAAACGGCTTTGGATGTTCCTCGCcatcgctctctctctctcttagatTCTCGTTGTCGCAGCCGTCTTCCGTCGCCGTTTCCTGTCCCTGGTGGTCGCCCGGTCACGCTAAAGTCGCTAGGGTGGTCACCGGCAGCCGGTCCCTTGCCGGCAAGAAGAAAATGGGAGGGAGGGAGAGTCGGGGAGAAAGAGAAGGGAGCGTGGGGTGGGGGGTCTGCTGCGTTTTTGGGTttctgtcttttttttttttttaacttctaattTCACTATTAATCTCCAACTTTTTAGGGTTTTACAATTAAGtccaaaattatatttatttatttattattattattattttaaaatttttgagttgttaTAGTTGCCCACGATATCGAAATCATACTGAACTAatggaattttatttttaaattcagttcgattttttattaataataataaaaattttttatctttaattattaatttgattgtctttaatttaataattaaatttttatcaattaatatatgaattatattattgttattattattatattatttatggaGATTATTTAcatgattttataataattaattattattttattaatattaaatcatatttattatttttaataaataaaaaattataattatatttttattaatattttattaaataattaataatatataatatatattttatttttttaatttaactacaATCGATAATCCGttgaatatttttaattttaattaattttaatttcttttaaatctaAATCTAGTTGGTTAACATTTTTTGGTAAATTTAATTCTGATTGAAACATACCCTTAGGTCTACTCTCTCTGAGCAGAAGGGGAAGAGACTCTGCAACTGAATCTCCAAACCTCCATGAGCAGACACTAAACTTAGCTAACCCATCGAAGAATCGAAGGTAAGAAACTTTACCAGAAACCTTTCATATTCATTTCTATCGAGTTTATATCTTTTTGCCTATCGGGATAAAATTTCTGTAATTCTTTAACGTGCAATATCAGGCTAACAATGACCCATCTACATAAACTTAGAAAAACTCCTATTCTCAATTGGGTTTCTTTGAATTCTGCTGATAGCTACAACATCATGTTATGGTCTGGAGGGTCGTTATTCTCCATTGCAAGTAACCCTAGGTTTTATAGGAGGAAAAGAGATGTTCTTACTGAAAATGCTGATAATTTGGGTGAAACTTTGATAGATGGTCGAAAAATCTCTGATGTCACTAGGAAAAAAGCCCAGGCTGCACTGTTTGAGTACTTGCATTCCACTAGAAGCTTACAGTTTTTGGATGCTGAGCATATGAGTAGAAACTCACCAAATTTTCTCAAAAAGCTATTACAAAAGGTTGATACTGAGGCAGATATTGGGCGGTCTGTCACTCGTTTCTTGCGTTATCATCCTATTAATGAATTTGAGCCTTTCTTTGAAAGTTCAGGTTTAAGACCGCATGAGTATAAGCATTTTCTTCAGCGTGATTTGATGTTTTTGAGTGATGATGATTTGCTGCTAGAGAATTATCATATTTTGTGTAACTATGGGATTCCAAGAAATAAGATAGGAAAGGTTTACAAGGAAGCAGGAGAACTTTTTCGTTATGATTATGGGGTTTTAGCAATGAAACTAAAAGCTTATGAAGAACTGGGGCTTAACCAATCTTTTATGACTAAAATGGTTGTTTATTTCCCCTCCCTTTTGATCGGGGATGTGAATACAGACTTTATTAAGTCATTGCAGATATTGAGGGAAGGGTCAATTGAATTTGGTTGGATTGAGGAGCAGTTATCTGAAAATATTTCTTATAACTGGAGCCATTTGCATGCAATTCTATATTTATTTAGCAAGACAGGTTACAGTTATGAACAGTTGGGTGTTCTGATAAGCAAACATCCAGGGATTCTTTTTGAGGGTTCAGGGGATAGGACATTATCACTAGTTgggtttttatttaaatttggatCCTCAATGAAACAGATATGTTCTCTGTTTCGACAGTTTCCACAAATGCAAGTTGGGAAGTTTCTTATGAATTTGAGGCAATGCTATCTGTTCCTGACTGAGATTGAGATGGACATAGTGGAGATTGGGAAGATTATCCGCTCTCACTCCCTTTTTCTGGGTTCATGTACATTAAAGAAAACCAATAGCTTGCTTACTTCTCTGAATGTTGGAAAGAAGCGACTTTGCGATATCATCCTGCAGAACCCGCAAGAAATGAAGAACTGGGTATTGGGATCAAAAGTTGGACCATTGCCAAAATCACAAGAGAGGCTACGATCAAAAACGCTGAAGACTAAGTTCTTACTGGACTTGGGATTTGAAGAGAACTCGAAGGAAATGGAAAAAGCACTCAAGGTTTTCCGAGGCCGAGGAGCAGAGCTCCAAGAGAGATTTGATTGTATCATGCGAGCTGGTTTGGATAGGaaggatgtttgtgaaatgattAAAATATGCCCTCAAATTCTTAATCAGAAAAAAGAGGTAATCAAAATGAAGATTGATTGTATTGTGAATGATTTGGGTTATCCCATATCATCATTAGTCATATTTCCTGCATTTCTTTGCTACACAATACCAACTATCAAGCTTAAGTTAGCAATGTACAATTGGCTCAAAGATCAAGGAAAAGTTGACCCAACGCTTTCCTTGAGCACTGTAATTGGGTGCTCAGATAAAATATTTGTCAAGAGGTATGTGGAAGTTCATCCTAGAGGCCCTGAAGTATGGCAGGAGTTGAAGAAAAAAATTTGATTCTGAATGAAAGCTCTGATGCTTGTTACTTGTACTTCATGGTTTCTGCCTCAGATAGAGATGTGAAGAACTTTGATTCTGTATCTTTAACTGGCTGGAAGCCTGTTGATGAGTTTCAGTTTGCTTATTTTCTACGTTGCATCAGCTTCAGCCCTCCCTGAGAAATGGATCAGTCCATTATACTTTGAGCAGTTAATAACTGCGCCAATTAATGCATTGAAAATTATTTAACATGATGGCACTATGATATTTCTCCTTTAATATAATTCATTATAGAGGCGTCTCCATTTTTTTATGGAAGAAATATGTTTCAGGTACTGTTTAGAGTGGACAAATGCAATTTAATTTATCTTAGCAAGCTAAAAGAAAAAATTTTCTCATTCTTATTTTAGTTATTACAATTTAATTCTGCTCTCTGAGTAGCCCATGGCTTCCTATTTATCATGGGAGATTGTGTTAATTGCTAATATGGTTTTACCATGTGCATTATcgataatttttttacttttttactTATTGGTGCATTATGTGCTATATCAATGATTGAATATATGGAATTGTATCAATCTTATGTGCACCCACCTTTTGGTAGATGCTCTTTAAAACAAACAATTCTCTCTAGATTGTTGGATGAACGAATGGTATACCAAACAATACAGCTGATAAAAGAATGAGAAAGATGAGAGAGCATGTTAGACTTACTCCTCCTGTATAATCAAACCAGCATGTGCACTGTTTTGAATTCAGTGTTTCAAGAGAGGAGAATGAAGTAGATTTTTTACACTTGACAGAGCCATGATCTTAAAGACATAAATGGTCACTGCATGTGTGATTTGAGGATCAATTAGTTGATTTGCTTACTGAAGCTAGCTGCTGCTAAATTACAAACCATGTGACAAGTTGGACATGATTGGCATATATGTTCTACCTTTGAGGGGAAGTGTTCAAAGTTATTCATATGCTTACCCATATAAATGCTGCAGGACTAGCATGTTTCTAGCATTTCAGTTGCAGTGGTGGATGAAACTTGCTGGATACCCAAATTGTTTCTCCTCCTGCAGAAGTCTTTCTTGGCTTTCTGCTGATTTGGCAGGTGTTCATTTTTGCAGAGGGTAGTGTTTTGTTCTTTCGTTTTTCTTTctgttgtgtgtgtgtgtgtgtgtgtgtgtgtgtgtgtgtgttatagGATTCCAAATATAaccaatcaaattaaatatttttttttaaataataataaatttttatattatttttagctaattaattataattataaatacaaCTCTTTTATTTTGATGTGTATCAGAAAGTGAAGTTGTTGTCAATTAATGCAAATTGTATCTCTAAGAACCaaaatttacaaacacaaattgataGATATGCCTTTATATGATTGTAtaggaaattaaaaattttaataattatttttgtttacctttaaaattataaaaaataatgcaTTCAACTACAAGTTGTCTTCTATTTTGattagttaaaaaataaaatagaaattaattattatttaaaaaatattggtttttttttacttaaatctAAATCCTATTTTATTaagaatataattttattaaatttttttaattcaataaaaatttgaattaaTCAATATATATCAAGTAAAATAAGAATCATATTAAAAGCATTTTAATTTACTTAAATACTTTATGTTGCTATATTGCaatttgtaaatttattatttaatgaaaaatacaaatattaaaactatttattaaattgattttaaaaacAGTAAGCCATGTAAATATTAAGTTTGTTACTTTTACTTGAATGGGGTTTTACTTGAGAAGACAATCCATCAACCCAATATTCATCAAACAAATTTCAAGTCAATAGAACCCAACTCAACTTCATCAAACAAAATTCagcagaaattaaaataaaaaaaaattaatttaattcgattcgatttattgattcaaacatttttaatttatgtatttttattatttacacttattataaattttataaattatatattatatttcattaaaatttataaaaataatcaaaatagTTATAAATTAGATAAATCGATAGTTttatttttgtgttttttttaataaaactaatcaaatcaaatataaaattaaaccttttaaaaaatattaatcaaattaaattatgctaaaaaagtaaattaaaacagtttaatttaattttttttattataattaatttttctcaCTCCTATCTAAGTTgggatgagaaaagaaaaatctaAGGGACTGAAAACAAAAGCTAAATATGTGTTATTCTAAAAATTGGAGATCAACTTAACCTAATTTAATTAAATGGTTaaagaaatattatttatttgatagagtttaatttaaattctctttcttcaatttttttattaaaaaaaaagaccTAATTAAATAAAATGTTAAAATCCCCAACAACttttagtatttaattttttattttttaatatgtaaattaaaaTTCACATACCCCCTTCGTCCCATTTCAATAGCTTTTAaaagtttttatttaaaaattaagaaattaattaaataatattatttttataaaaaaagtaataattaattaaaatacttttatAATATCTCTAAAACGTAGAGAAGTGTTAAAAAAATatgttaaaaatattaataaataaaagtaaaaatgaaaaaaaaattcattaatattttaaaaattttttaaaataataaaagagtaGTACTGATTTGGAATATAACTAATGGCTAACTTTTATTAATCATATTTGCAAAATTTTGAGTCCAATTATCCCCTAAACAGAAAACCCTATTAAGTAAAAAACAAGGAAATATATTTATATGCCCCTTTGCCATTTTTCCTCTCATCACTCCTTTCTTGGACAGTTGTTGTATCTGGTTCTCGCTTAGCCTCCACTTCATTTAAGCTCGCAAACTTTATGAACTCTTTAAAGTCTCAATCTTTTTGCTGCTACTTCTCTTGAATCATATCGTTTCTGATCTGGGTTATGCTTAAATTCCCATTCAGATTATTATTTTCACCATTTTGTTGCTCTTGGCTGCTTTCTTTTGAAAACCaacgaaaacccatttgtttctgGGGGTTTTTGGTAGTTTCTTGATTTGGAAGATTAGATTCTGATAAGTGGTTTCTTTTTCAACAAAGATGCAAGTAATGGATATGTTTTATgaggtcttcttcttcttcttcttattccccCTATATAATATGATGTTTGATGGAAATGCTTATGTTCCTTACTATTGTGGCTAAATTTTTTATTTGGTTGCGGAAATTGAAGTGGTAAAACGATATATGTTATGTTTGAATCTTGGGTTTCTCTCTGATTAGCATATGAGGAGAGAAACGCTTTCATTTTCGGCAGATAGGATGGAAGATTTGGGGTTTGTTCCCCTCGGTTTTTTGAAAAACGAAGCATAATTTTTGTTTTTGTCCCTGAATATTGTCTGGTTCTTTCACACTACATCTCTCTAATATCTCATGGTTTTGCCATTTTCAGGAAGGATCTTCGGTAAAGCTTTGATTCTTTTCCCAAGGAAGAAGAAGGTAGgcaaaaagaatttaaaatttagaattttgaCTAGTCTGGGGCCGTAGGAATCAAATCCTCCAGTTAACCGAACGTAGTGGATCATTTTGGTATGGATAAGCTGTTTCTTTAAAAGATTAATCAAATAAAAGTAAAACTAATTCAGTTTGTGTGCCTTCGGTTTCAGTGAGGTTgacatttaacccaaaatcatctaGATAGGAGAAAGTGGGAgtaaaggcttaattgagttaaattgAGTTGATGGTTTTTTATGTTTATCAAGGTGTACATTTAGGGTCGGTTTGGTATGTTTGGATGAAGTCAGCGAAGGTAAATGATGGAATGATAACAAAGGTAACGAAGGGAAAGGGTAAGAGAGttaggataaaaaaaaattttatgtttGAGGATGAGTGAATTTATAGAAAGGTAAGGGGGGTAATATATATTTTTCATGTCTGAGAAGAGGTTAAGGAGAGAAAAAATTGTATATTCTTCGTGTCTAGGAAGAGGTGAAGGAGAAGAAAAATTAAGAGGTGTAGAAatagaaatatttttaattatactcTCTTCTTTTTTACCCTCTTACATCCCATATATAAGTATAAAAGAAATTGAGATTTGAGGGataaaggtatatatatatatatatatatatggtgtaTAAAAGAAATTGAGATTTGAGGGATAAGAGAGGGAAAGTCTTACCCTTATTTCCCTTATCTCCCATAACTCACCTCTCTTTCTGTTAACTCACCTCTTTtcaaaataagaataaaataattaattattactcCTTACTTTTATTTATTCCTCCCTCACCCTCATCCAAACAGATCCTTAGGTTTGGCTCATATGATGAATAGCTCTCATTATCAGTTGATGTCATATTGAATTTCTTATCCTTTTTGGTTGTGGCAAAATGGTTTATATTGTGGTTTTATGAGCTTTATAATTTTGCTGTTCATTTTTGTTTTGACTGATGATTTTGGACTCTATCTGGTCATATTTGCATGAATCTTTAGTTGTTTTTCTTTCAAGCAACTTCAAATAACTTCAGACAATGGGAAGGGGAAGAGGGAAAGCGAAGAAGCAGACTGTTATTGCTTCACATGAAGATCCTGGCAGTGGTGAAGAAGAAAAAGCTCCTGCTTATAGAAGAAGAGGAAGGCCAACAAAACCATTAAAGGATgacaatgaagaagaagaagaaactgtGGAGATAAAAGAAGATGGCAAGGATGCAAAGGATTCCATTTCTTCTAAAGACGTGAAAAATCAGGCTGCCATGGAAAATGGACGCAAGAGGAAGAGGCCTGCACATACCAAAGAAAATACAGATTCAGCAAAAGAGGGAAATGATGTTGGAACAAAATTGAGTTCTGATGATTCAATAGTTAGTATTGGATTTCGACAAAATGGAAGCAGGCGAAAAAATAAGCCTAGGCGCGCAGCTGAAGCTGTTGTTGagtgcaagtgaagttcaaatttGTTGCTTTAATGGTTTTATATCTTCTTTTCTGTCATGGGATAAATATTACTATGGAAGCAGAGGTCATTGGCTTACATTTGATTTCAGATGTTTAGTTTGTTATATGCTATTTGTTTTTGTAATTGTTGATTCCATTTCCTAGGAATAGATAGCTTTGATTTGGAAGCTAGAACACTAATTTTACTGAATATAATCCTGCCGAAATCTTCCACCGTCAGAATTATTTGTCAGTCTTCTGCTATTTGCATTTAGTCGTTGCACATGAGAAAAAGCCTTTGTTTCTCTTTTGCAGGAGAATCATGCTTGCCACATCCAATTTTTTCTGAACATATACACTTAGAATGTTAGTAGTTTAATCAGCTTCTATTATCTTCTTCATTGTTTGAAATGCAGCTTGTTGCTCTGATGAATTATAATCAGAATGCTTCATGAAGTCTTTCAACTTCGAATTTGGTTGGTTGCAAATAATGCCACTTTGACCATTCTTTTAGAATTTTTCACAGAAGGTCAAGACACTGAAGAATGAATCTGAAGACTTGGTGGTTGAGAAGTGTAATATTGCAGAGTGACAATGATGAACAGAAGCTTGTAATGAAGGTAAGCTTGTGCAATGTGGTGTGGTGGAAGCGACTCTCTGCAATATCCCTACTAGGCAAAGTAATCCTGAACGAACCcaagtatgttgaatttgtacAATTTTAGATGAAACTCTGTGCATAATTGATACAGACAATCTCAATCAGAGCAAGATTTGATCATCTAAAATAGGTTTAAATTTGGGATGCAACAATGGCAGTTCAATGGGTTTATTAGCTTCTCCTTTCCATGTCTGTTTGTATCAGTTAGGTAGCTAAgcttatcttctcaaatggttaaATCACTAGCAAAATCTTATCTCTTGTTAATACAAATATTATtatctaaaatttttttactacatttttttagaaaatttataattttaaacattataaaattttatttatcataTTATGTATCTctaaaaatcaattattttttaattaaaattttagttaaattaaaataacagtgattgatttttttaaaataatattaatatgtatttaaatattcattcaataaaaattatttctaaaatttataaatttgttttaaaatattCCTTATATTTaaagttaaaaatttaataatgataCTTGAAAAATTatcacataatatatatatatatatatatatatatatatatatatatatatatatatatatatatatatatatatatatatattagcgtTTTGCTTATTATTTTATTGGCACATAATTATgtcaattaatttaaataaaaaattgtattaattaacttatttatttatcaacgcataaaataaaattatatttagtaaaaaaattgattattaataaaattttacataattataaaataaaaaattataaatacatataaatttaaattattaaaataaaataacaaaaaatctgTACAACCGTATAGATAaaatgattaattttaatttaaaataattgaatttaaaaattcaaattgatTTCAAATATTACTGAGTAACATATAAATCTAATAGAattgtatatattttaaatatattttaggaTTTATGAATTTAGATTTGAttcaaatttaattgaattcGTCTATACTTTTAGGCTTTATttgtttcatagaaaatatttttcgtatTTTCTGACGTTTGGAGCATTTAGAAAAATTgatcaatgaaaaatattttctcagtTAAAAGGGAAAATTCAggcatttttaaagaaaatgattttcatttttcaaaagggaaaatctttttctattttctaaactttaataattttattaaaatatgaacatattaatatatacatgaaataaatatatattattaatttaatattacaatcaaataacgaaaaatattttttatatataaattatttttcgttAAATAAACAGAGTCTTAATAATTATGGAGTAGGACAAAtagaatttgaattttaaattttcatttcatttaaatgaAAGCACCAAATAAAAACTTTGATAATTTAAAAACACTCAAGGGTTGGTTTAGTTGGTAAGAgagtttcaagaattcaaccataCAGAGTCCgatcataaaatggaccatttaacgagAAGTTTTTGATTCGCTCGATctgtaaatataatatataataaattagggagctcagttcaccctctatataatcaaaatgtcataacttaaaTGGgaactcagctccctcatctaatCCTATCATGCATATAGTTAAAAATTTTATAGTTTAGTCTTTATAATTAACCCTTTTACAAAATctatccaaatgagctctaaaaattctaaaactttgacccgcggtccttagcattattactaagctaatgcaaaaggaattataattttctaaactactacgaatattttatagatttttttaatccaattcaagcactagataattaagaaaaaaaaaggttCGGATTTACCTATGCTGATTCTGACCCTGGGAAAGCGCTCGGGAcgtttgacaatggtggggtagccaaaatctggATCCAATTCCGATACTTTTTCGATAGCCTATCTGTTTGGCCCGAAATTTACAGACTCGGGCAACCGTTGAATTtttgcgaattgaaggtaccaatacgaagcccacaacacgggggttagtatataattttaaggaattttctaagctcatttagtgctcggaaaaatactatgaagtttcgcaagacccaccaaaaaacggtgttggaaaattttgaaattagtaTTGCCGCAAAGCtatcgacgagtggagcactccggtactctcggttttttcgtggggttcatggtttgcgagaaatttagccaaAAAGTCGAAattggctaaaacttcccggataaaAATTGAGCAAATCGCTTGATGGATTTTAGTGTTATtgttgtctatggaaagctctcgaggtgtagaagagGTTTGGCATA
It encodes:
- the LOC110648153 gene encoding transcription termination factor MTEF18, mitochondrial; amino-acid sequence: MTHLHKLRKTPILNWVSLNSADSYNIMLWSGGSLFSIASNPRFYRRKRDVLTENADNLGETLIDGRKISDVTRKKAQAALFEYLHSTRSLQFLDAEHMSRNSPNFLKKLLQKVDTEADIGRSVTRFLRYHPINEFEPFFESSGLRPHEYKHFLQRDLMFLSDDDLLLENYHILCNYGIPRNKIGKVYKEAGELFRYDYGVLAMKLKAYEELGLNQSFMTKMVVYFPSLLIGDVNTDFIKSLQILREGSIEFGWIEEQLSENISYNWSHLHAILYLFSKTGYSYEQLGVLISKHPGILFEGSGDRTLSLVGFLFKFGSSMKQICSLFRQFPQMQVGKFLMNLRQCYLFLTEIEMDIVEIGKIIRSHSLFLGSCTLKKTNSLLTSLNVGKKRLCDIILQNPQEMKNWVLGSKVGPLPKSQERLRSKTLKTKFLLDLGFEENSKEMEKALKVFRGRGAELQERFDCIMRAGLDRKDVCEMIKICPQILNQKKEVIKMKIDCIVNDLGYPISSLVIFPAFLCYTIPTIKLKLAMYNWLKDQGKVDPTLSLSTVIGCSDKIFVKRYVEVHPRGPEVWQELKKKI
- the LOC110648150 gene encoding uncharacterized protein LOC110648150; translation: MGRGRGKAKKQTVIASHEDPGSGEEEKAPAYRRRGRPTKPLKDDNEEEEETVEIKEDGKDAKDSISSKDVKNQAAMENGRKRKRPAHTKENTDSAKEGNDVGTKLSSDDSIVSIGFRQNGSRRKNKPRRAAEAVVECK